The genomic stretch CAACGTCAGCGCGGTCTTCCTGGTCAGCGGCCGCCTCACCCGCCTGGCGCCCGGCCGTTCCACCAGGGTCGACGGCCCCCGGGGCGGCTCACTGACGATCAGGGACAGCAACTTCACCTCGTACGTGGGAACCTGGCGCCCACCCGCAAGCGGCTGCGACTCGGCAGCGCCGCCACCCCCGTCCGCCCCCGCCGTGCTGCCGACCACCCCCCTGTCCGCCACCACGTCACCGTCGGCCCCCGTCCCCAGCGCGCCCAGCACGGTCACAACCATGGACCCACCGGCCGTCGGCTACCCCGCCCCCGAGGACACGTCCGAATCCCTGGTCGCCGTGGCCAAAAAGAACATGAGCATCGGCAGCGTCATCGCCATAGCCTTCGGCCTGGTCCTCATCGGCGGCGGCATCATCCTGCTGGTCCGCGTGCTGAGGTCCCTGCGCGAGCCCTCGTAATCAGCACCGCGCGAGGCCCAGGCCGCGTCAGAGCACCGCGCGAGGCCCGGCCGCGTCAGCTCGCACGGCGCTCGTCGTCGCGTCGTACCCGAAAGCGCCAGTTTCGCCACCGCGGGACCATCCTCCACAGGCGGCACATTCCACTACTTGGCGGAAAGCCCGAAGTTCGCCTCGACGGCGCGGACGACCGCCCTCCGAACCTGCTCGAATTCCTGCTTCTGGCGCGACTGGAACAGGACTGCCGTTCGTTCCCGGTAGAACGCCCGCAAGGTCATCCACTGCGGGTTACGCCGGTGATCCACAACCAGGGCGATCGCAGTGCCGAAGGCGGCAGTCCCGCCGACCGCCACCATCGCCTCGGATCCATAGGCAGCGGCGAGGACAAATCCCAGAGCCAGGTCGAGCGCCCCGCAGATCGCGGCAACCGACAAGGCCGCGTGGGTGTTGATGTGGACGCGTTCGATGACCTGAAGCTCTCGAACCAGGAATCGGTCCGTTTCAGTCTCGATGTAGTGGCTGGTGACGATGATTCGGGGACCGGCGTAGAAGACCCTTTGAGGAGAGGGCTGGACGGCGCCACCACCGAGCCGGCTCTCCGCGAGCTGATTCCGGACGTCGGCGGAAGTCGGGCGCCCGTCTTGATCAAGAGGTCGTCGTTCGTGCGGGGGAACGGAAGGCCGGCCAGCGCGCCCCAATCCGATCCGTAGAAGTGCAAGTGGTTGGGGGAACTGCGGCTGGAGTACTAACCTGTACACGACTCGTCCTCTCGTGATGTAACACGCCTTGCGGGGGATTGAGGTCACAGGGCGTTCCGGCTGCCTCCGGGGCGCCCTTCTTCCTGCTTCGGCCGGGCCGCCGACCAACTGCGGCACGACACTTTGACGGTGAAGATCATCGTGCGGTGGATATCGTGGCCGAAGCGTTACACTCAGTGTCGATGTCAAATACTCGCCTGGCAATTGCCACGCAGAAATTGACACAGTATCTTCGACGCGGCTGCTGCGAAGAGACCCGTCTTGACGCAGTAAAGTTCAGATGGTAGGCGGAGGGAGGTGCCGTGGCTGGTTCACCCAGTCCTCCGATCTTGAGACGCGAGCTCGCTCTCGCGTTGCGGCACTATCGCGATGCTGCCGAGATGACCATCGCGGAAGCCGCGAAGGCCGCCGAAGTCGACAAGGCTCAAGTGAGCCGGCTCGAAACGGCCACGAGGCTACCGGTGGTGAACACCGTCAAAGCACTTTGCCACGCCTATTCACTGGACAGCGGGACGACCGAGCGCCTTGTTGGCCTGGCCAGGGCCGGACGGCGTCGCGGCTGGTGGGAAGACTACAAACTCGAACCCGAAACGAAGACGTTCGTCAGTTTCGAAAGCGCGGCGAGCGTTATTGAGGACTTCGAAAACTCAGTTCTGCCCGGTTTGCTGCAAATCGAGGAATACGCGATCGAGGCGATCCGGCCGGTGCGGTCGGATTTCTCGCCGCTGCGTTTGTCTCAGCTCGTCGACACCCGCTTGACTCGGCAAGGGATCCTGGCCGGGACGAGCGACAAACAAGCGACGGTCCTGAGGGCGGTCATCGACGAGGCCGTTCTGCTGCGGCGGGTCGGTGGCCCCGACATCATGCGCAAGCAGCTGGATCATCTGCTCATGATGTCCGAACGCAACAACGTCACACTGCGAGTACTCCCGTTCGAGGCCGGTGCGCACCCGGCCCAGGACGGTCCATTCACGATCTTGAACTTTTCTCAGGAGTGGATGGGAAACCTGGTGTACGTCGAGGGTCCGCTCGGTCAGGTGCTGGTCGACAGGGCGGGCGTCGTCGATGGATGCCGAGAGAATTTCGATACCCTCATGTCCATATCCGCAAATGACCAAGAGTCGCGGAAGATCATCCGTTCCGCAAGGGCGGGACTCTAGAAGGCGAAAATGACAACTCGTGATGTTGACCGACGCGAACTCTTGTGGCGTACAGCGAAAAAGAGTTCGGGGGGGAATTGTGTGGAGGTCGCTCCGGCAGGCGGCGGCATGATCGCCGTCAGGAATTCCAAGCAACCTGACGGCGAAATGATTATCTACACTGCGGCCGAATGGACGGCATTCCTGGACGGAGTCAGGGGCGGCGAGTTCGACGACTTGACAGTCTCCGAGATCTGACACCGATCACAACGGCACCAGCCCGCTGTCCGCTGCGCCGGCCACCACGGTCGGCGCAGCCACCAAAGAAGAGGGCGAGTTCAGCCGGTCGTAGCATTTGATCTTGACGGGTCGGTGGGACAGGATTCTCGCCCGTGCGCAACATGTTGACCTTGGCCGATCGGGAAGAGATATCCCGCGGCCTGGCCGAAGGCTTGGAATACAAGGAGATCGCCCGGTTGCTCGACCGGAACCCCTCGGTGGTCTCCCGGGACGTCGCCAGGCACGGCGGCCGGGCGCAGTACCGGGCGGTCGCCGCTGACGAGACGGCCGCCGTAGGCCGGCAGCGGCCGAAGGCGTACGCGGTTGATCGTTCGCCGCGGCTGCAGACGGTGGTCAAGCAGCTGTTGAGGGGCGGCTGGTCGCCGGCGTCGATCGCGGGCCGGTTGCCGTACGACTACCGCGACGATCAGGCTGTACGGGTGTCCCACGAAGCGATCTACCAGTGGATGTACGCCCAGCCGGTGTCCACCCTGGCCCGTGAGCTGCTGAAGCTGCGCACCGGCCGTACCGCCCGCCGTTCGGGTCCGCGCCCGGCCCCGGCACCGCGTATCCGCGAGCCCCGCTACCTCGACGAACGTCCCGCCGAGGCCGAGGACCGGCAGGTCCCGGGACACTGGGAGGGCGACCTCGTCATCGGTAAGGCCGGCAAGTCCGCGGTCGCGACGCTGGTCGAGCGGACGTCCCGGTTCGTGGTCCTGGTCCCGCTGTCCGGCCGCGACGCGCTGACCGTGGGCGACGCGGTGATCGCCGCCGCCGGCACTTTGCCGCCGCAGATCGCGAAGTCGTTGACGTGGGACTGTGGCTCCGAGATGGCCGGCCACGCCCGGATCACCGCAGCCGGGCTGCCGGTCTACTTCGCCCGCCCGCACTCGCCGTGGCAGCGCGGCAGCAACGAGAACGCGAACCGTATCCTGCGCGAATACTTCCCGAAAGGCGTCCCGATCACGGCCGATCCGAAATATTTAGCGATGGTGGCTTCCGAAATCAATGACCGACCCCGTAAGATCCATAACTGGAAGAAGCCCTCCGAGATATTCGCCGAACTCGTAGAGGCAAATGCTTCGACCGTCTGAATTCGCCGAGCACAGCAACGGCCACGGGGCGGAGTCAGTCGTCGAGCAGGCCCAGGCGACGGGCGACCGCGGCAGCCTCGCCTCGGTTGGAGACCTCGAGCTTGGCGATGATGCGGGACACGTGGACGCTCGCCGTTTTCGGGGAGATGTAGAGGTCGGCGGCGATGCGGCCATTGGTGTGACCCTCGGCAACCAGGCGCAGGACTTCGCGTTCGCGGGCGGTCAGCAACTCGTCGCGGTCGGGGACCGGGGTGGACGCCGGGCGGATGCCGAGACGGCGGTTGAGGGTGTCGGCGGCCTCGACCAGCGGGGTGGCGCCCAGGGCCGAGGCGATCGCCACCGACTCGGCGATGGCGTCGGCGGCCGAGGAACGGTCACCCGCGGCGGCGTGGGCCTCGGCCAGCCTCACCAGGGCGGAGGCCAGCTCGTGGCGGTGGCCGTCGGAACGCCACGCTTCGACGGCCGCGGCCCACTCGCCTGCGCCGCCCTCGAGGAAGGCCCGGGTCTCGGCGGAGAAGGCCCGCTCGGCCGGATAACGCTGCGGCAGGCGTGCGGCGATCTCCGCAACCCGCGCGGCAAGCGACAGATCGGGCAAGCCCGACGAGGAGCCGGCCGCGCCCGACGAGGAAACCGCGTAACCGGCTCGGGCGGCTGCTGCGGCCGCATGGGCCAGCAAGGACCACGCGTAGCGGGGCAAGACCTCGAACGACGGCTCGGCCAGCGCGGCGAGAGCCGTCCGCACGGCAACCGCCGGATCAGGGTCGGTGAGGGCGGCCGTCAACCCCAGATCGAGCGTGGCGAGCCGGCCCTCCGTGCTCAGGTAGGGCCGCCGCAGAAACGTGAGCGAGCGGGCAACCAAAGACTCGGCGTCGTCGCGGCCGCGCGCCAGGCGGATACGGGCCCGTAGGCGCAGCCAGGGCAGGGCCATGCTCTCGGGCGGGTCCAGGCGGGCGGCCTCGGCCAGGCGGGTGTCGGCCTCGTCCCAGCGGCCCAGGGCGATCAGCGCCTCCGCGTGGTTGGCCAGCAGGTACACGCCGGTGGTGCGGCCGACACCGATGCGGCCCGCGTCGGGCAGGCCCTCGGCCGCGGCCGCCGCGGATTCCTCGTAGCGGCCCAGTTCGAAGAGGGAGTCGGAGACGCTGATCAGCCCGCGGGTGAAGCTCGGGAAGTCGCCGGCGGCGCGAGCCCGGTCGACTGCCTCGCGCATGACGGGCAGGGCCTCGTTCGCCGTCTGCCGGCCGGAGCAGGACGACCCGTACGCCACCTCGGCCGACACGATGGCCACCAGGTCACCCGACTCGTTGGCGTCGGTCATCGCGACCTGGGCCACCTCGGCGCCGCGGTCGCCGTCGACGGCCGAGATGAGGTGGGCCAGCTCGGCCAGCAGCCGCACCCGCTCGGGACCGTGCGGCGCCCGGGTGAGCAGGCGAAACGCTTCGTCGCACTCGGCGGCGGCGTCGGATTTGCCGGCGCTGCGCAGCAGCTTGGCCCGGCGCACCAGCAGCCGACCGGCCCGCAGCGGCTCGGCCTCGCAGTCGAGATCGCCGAGCGCGGCCCGGGTCAGGCTGAGCGCCCGGGAGTACTCCCCCGAGTCGACCGCGGCCATGGCGGACTCCTCGAGCAGGTCGAGGTGGTCGAGGCCGAGCAGGGTTTCGGCGTCCGGCACCTCTTCCCACAACTGGAGCACCCTGTCGAGCAGGCGGGCCTGTTCCCCGTACGCGAAACGGCACTTCGCCTCGTCGGCCGCGATCTTGGCTGTGACCAGGGCGCGCGGCCGGTCTTTGGCGGCGTGCCAGTGGTGCGCGACCTCGGCGGCGGCGCGGCCCGCGGCGACCAGGTGGGGCTCGGCCTCGACCGCCTGGGCGTAGCGCGCGTGCAGCCGGGAGTGCTCGCCGGGCAGCAGGTCGTCGTGCACCGCCTCACGGACGAGCGCGTGGCGGAACTCGTAATCCCCGTCCCCGTCGACCATCACGAACTGGGCCGCGACCACCACCCGCAGCGCCGACTCGAGGGCGGCCTCGTCCATGCCGGCGACGCGGGCCAGCAGCTCGTGACCGAAGCGGGTGCCGCCGACCGCGGCCACGCGCAGCACCCGCTGGGCCGGCTCGGGCAGCAGGTCGACGCGGGCCAGCAGCAGGTCACGCAGGCTGCCGGGGATGTCGCAGGCCGGGTCGGCGGCGCCGGCGAACTGCTCGATGAAGAACGGGTTGCCCTGGGCGCGCTCGTTGATCGCGTCGACCAGGCGCGGGCCGGGCTCGGCGCCGAGCAGGTGGCCCAGCATCTCGGCAGTGCCCTCACGGTCGAGCCGGTCGAGTTCGAGGCGCAACACCCCCCGTACGCGGTCGAGCTCGCCCAGGAAAGGCCGGAGCGGATGGCCGCGGTGCAACTCGTCGGTGCGGTAGGTGATGATCAGCAGCAGCTGGGGCAGTCGGGCCGCCCGCACCAGGAACGCGATGAGGTCGCGAGTGGAGCGGTCGGACCAGTGCAGATCCTCGATGACCAGGACGAGCGGCCCGCGGCCGAGCACGGCGGCGACGGCTTCGAAGAGCAGGCCGCGACGGGCGTCGGCCTCGGGCGGGGGCCCCAGTTCGGGCAGCAGGCGGGCCAGCTCTTGCTCGTGGCCGTCGAGGACCTCGCGGCCCCCGGCCCGCAGCAGCTCGCGCAGAGCGCCCGCGAACGGCGCGAACGGCAGGCCCTCTTCGCCCAGCTCGAGGCACTGCCCGGCCAGAACACGGACGGAGCCGGGGTCGAGGCCGCGGCAGAACTCCTCGACCAGGCGGGTCTTGCCCACCCCGGCCTCGCCGCCGACCAGCACGGTCGACGGCTCGGCGTGGCGGGCCCGTTTCAAAGCGTCGCGCAGCACGGCCAGGTCGGCCTCGCGACCGACGAGAACCTCGCTGTGGGCCTGCGCCGTCATGAGGTCGAGCATGCCATGCGGGTACGACAGGTTTTCGAACCCGAGATCGGCGGCCGGCCCGGGCCCCCCGAACGTCGCGGCCGTCATACGACCGCGGCCCGGGCCGGCTGTTCCACCGCCCGCGACCGGCGTGGCCACCGGCCGAAGCGGCGTACCGGACCGGAACCGGCACGGCGGGGGGCGGCTTGACGGGCGAGCTCGTCCGCGTGCTGCCGCTGCAGGTCGAGCATCGTGTAGGGGTCGTTGTACGGAAACATCTGCTTCTCCCTCGAAGAGCCGTCGGTTGCTGACTTCGACTCTTCGCCGGAAGGCCCCGGCCCGGCATGGGGAAGCTGCCTCATCTTGGCCGCCCCACCCCCTTACGCATCGGGGGCGGCCTCCCGCCCCGCGTAAGACGTGCCCGCCCCACTACACTTTCGAGTTATGGCAAAACCCCAGGAGAAGGTGTCGTTCGGCACGCGCCTGAAGCAGATCGGTCAGGTGTTCTCGTTCACGGCAAAGCAGGACAAATGGTTCGTGCCGCTGCTGCTGGCGGCCGTGCTCATCCCGCTCGCCCTGACCGTCCTCCTGGTGATCCTGTTCGGCTGGATCTACCTGGCGATCGGCATCATGGTCACCCTGCTGGCCGCCGTGATCGTGCTCAACCTGCGGTCCAACGCCGCGATGATGAACGCGGCCGAGGGCCAGCCCGGCGCGGCCGCCTCGCTGATCGAGAACATGCGCGGTGACTGGCGGGTGCGTCCGGCCGCCGCGTCGACCACCCAGTTCGACATGGTGCACGTGGTGATCGGCCGGCCCGGCGTGATCCTGCTGGCCGAGGGCAACCCGCAGCGCGTCCGTGGCCTGCTCGGAC from Paractinoplanes brasiliensis encodes the following:
- a CDS encoding DUF6232 family protein, translated to MYRLVLQPQFPQPLALLRIGLGRAGRPSVPPHERRPLDQDGRPTSADVRNQLAESRLGGGAVQPSPQRVFYAGPRIIVTSHYIETETDRFLVRELQVIERVHINTHAALSVAAICGALDLALGFVLAAAYGSEAMVAVGGTAAFGTAIALVVDHRRNPQWMTLRAFYRERTAVLFQSRQKQEFEQVRRAVVRAVEANFGLSAK
- a CDS encoding helix-turn-helix domain-containing protein, whose amino-acid sequence is MAGSPSPPILRRELALALRHYRDAAEMTIAEAAKAAEVDKAQVSRLETATRLPVVNTVKALCHAYSLDSGTTERLVGLARAGRRRGWWEDYKLEPETKTFVSFESAASVIEDFENSVLPGLLQIEEYAIEAIRPVRSDFSPLRLSQLVDTRLTRQGILAGTSDKQATVLRAVIDEAVLLRRVGGPDIMRKQLDHLLMMSERNNVTLRVLPFEAGAHPAQDGPFTILNFSQEWMGNLVYVEGPLGQVLVDRAGVVDGCRENFDTLMSISANDQESRKIIRSARAGL
- a CDS encoding DUF397 domain-containing protein produces the protein MTTRDVDRRELLWRTAKKSSGGNCVEVAPAGGGMIAVRNSKQPDGEMIIYTAAEWTAFLDGVRGGEFDDLTVSEI
- a CDS encoding helix-turn-helix transcriptional regulator, with the protein product MTAQAHSEVLVGREADLAVLRDALKRARHAEPSTVLVGGEAGVGKTRLVEEFCRGLDPGSVRVLAGQCLELGEEGLPFAPFAGALRELLRAGGREVLDGHEQELARLLPELGPPPEADARRGLLFEAVAAVLGRGPLVLVIEDLHWSDRSTRDLIAFLVRAARLPQLLLIITYRTDELHRGHPLRPFLGELDRVRGVLRLELDRLDREGTAEMLGHLLGAEPGPRLVDAINERAQGNPFFIEQFAGAADPACDIPGSLRDLLLARVDLLPEPAQRVLRVAAVGGTRFGHELLARVAGMDEAALESALRVVVAAQFVMVDGDGDYEFRHALVREAVHDDLLPGEHSRLHARYAQAVEAEPHLVAAGRAAAEVAHHWHAAKDRPRALVTAKIAADEAKCRFAYGEQARLLDRVLQLWEEVPDAETLLGLDHLDLLEESAMAAVDSGEYSRALSLTRAALGDLDCEAEPLRAGRLLVRRAKLLRSAGKSDAAAECDEAFRLLTRAPHGPERVRLLAELAHLISAVDGDRGAEVAQVAMTDANESGDLVAIVSAEVAYGSSCSGRQTANEALPVMREAVDRARAAGDFPSFTRGLISVSDSLFELGRYEESAAAAAEGLPDAGRIGVGRTTGVYLLANHAEALIALGRWDEADTRLAEAARLDPPESMALPWLRLRARIRLARGRDDAESLVARSLTFLRRPYLSTEGRLATLDLGLTAALTDPDPAVAVRTALAALAEPSFEVLPRYAWSLLAHAAAAAARAGYAVSSSGAAGSSSGLPDLSLAARVAEIAARLPQRYPAERAFSAETRAFLEGGAGEWAAAVEAWRSDGHRHELASALVRLAEAHAAAGDRSSAADAIAESVAIASALGATPLVEAADTLNRRLGIRPASTPVPDRDELLTAREREVLRLVAEGHTNGRIAADLYISPKTASVHVSRIIAKLEVSNRGEAAAVARRLGLLDD
- a CDS encoding DUF4191 domain-containing protein → MAKPQEKVSFGTRLKQIGQVFSFTAKQDKWFVPLLLAAVLIPLALTVLLVILFGWIYLAIGIMVTLLAAVIVLNLRSNAAMMNAAEGQPGAAASLIENMRGDWRVRPAAASTTQFDMVHVVIGRPGVILLAEGNPQRVRGLLGQEKRRLAKVIGNAPLYDYVIGADEGQLPVRKLRTTMMRLPRNLTGKDVNALDKRLGALMARPQMPKGAIPKNMRPSKGAFRQQRPR
- a CDS encoding IS30 family transposase — its product is MLTLADREEISRGLAEGLEYKEIARLLDRNPSVVSRDVARHGGRAQYRAVAADETAAVGRQRPKAYAVDRSPRLQTVVKQLLRGGWSPASIAGRLPYDYRDDQAVRVSHEAIYQWMYAQPVSTLARELLKLRTGRTARRSGPRPAPAPRIREPRYLDERPAEAEDRQVPGHWEGDLVIGKAGKSAVATLVERTSRFVVLVPLSGRDALTVGDAVIAAAGTLPPQIAKSLTWDCGSEMAGHARITAAGLPVYFARPHSPWQRGSNENANRILREYFPKGVPITADPKYLAMVASEINDRPRKIHNWKKPSEIFAELVEANASTV